The following coding sequences are from one Hydra vulgaris chromosome 04, alternate assembly HydraT2T_AEP window:
- the LOC136079346 gene encoding uncharacterized protein LOC136079346, whose product MNSIRKMQGSKKKKNIRKKLLYLEEQLHAALKTLNKGEKILCVSKKFNVPESTLRDKLSGKSQPKRQNSGFKSYLGEEIENELVAWLMQCANLGFAITKKLLIKAVQKIVIGRGIKTPIKDDIPSKNWFYKFMRRHKELSQKRAEHISRARGLITEASIRKWFNEVYELLGDDAQYLNDPSRVFNLDKTGFELAPKTGKVIGIRGRNVYEECNNSDKENFTTLFCINENGQFAPSLTLYKYARMPKPIAAAAPPGWGLGKSDSGWMTAECFYEYFTNVLVPYLKSINTQLPIYMFMDGHRSHLSKELSMYCSSERIHLISLFPNATHILQPLDVLVFGPMKKKWQNICRQFKLDNDFNEICKENVPMLLNNFVMDPSMKKNIINGFRSTGIFPFNANNVDYKQVIQRVKLNSTIDNNETNLFIVGNLFKDNVASEVLLQFEKTGNKEWGGKTDFRELFNFWKKLKFNDRSKQTINLIEANNNVLKNEIDKESYLDISSTQNEIVSSNVSEFGKSVIVDEPGESKSAAEPPDSNKQIIKDINPLHDFLLWSKQPITKKRLKQVERLPSVVTSAKWLEIQITRENAKEEEDIKKIERKNKVAEKKELKEKEKQEKSKRKQAVTKENKN is encoded by the coding sequence ATGAATTCGATTAGAAAGATGCAAGGttcaaagaagaaaaaaaatattcgaaAAAAGCTTTTGTATTTAGAAGAACAACTGCATGCAGcacttaaaactttaaataaaggtgaaaaaattttatgtgtcagcaaaaagtttaatgttCCTGAAAGTACCTTACGCGATAAATTATCTGGTAAAAGCCAACCCAAACGGCAAAACTCTGGCTTTAAATCATATCTTGGAGAAGAAATAGAGAATGAATTGGTTGCTTGGTTAATGCAGTGCGCTAACTTGGGTTTTGcgattacaaaaaagttattaattaaggcggtacaaaaaatagttataggGCGAGGTATAAAAACACCAATTAAAGATGATATCCCAAGTAAAAActggttttataaatttatgcgTCGTCATAAGGAATTATCGCAAAAACGAGCAGAGCATATTAGTCGAGCTAGAGGTCTTATAACTGAAGCATCGATAAGAAAATGGTTTAATGAGGTGTATGAATTATTAGGCGATGATGCGCAATACCTTAATGATCCATCtcgtgtttttaatttagacaaAACTGGCTTTGAGTTAGCACCAAAAACTGGAAAAGTAATCGGCATTAGAGGAAGAAATGTTTATGAAGAATGCAACAACAGCGATAAGGAAAACTTTACAACTTTATTTTGCATAAATGAAAATGGTCAATTTGCACCATCATTAACATTGTACAAGTATGCTCGAATGCCAAAACCTATTGCTGCTGCTGCACCACCAGGTTGGGGACTCGGTAAAAGTGACAGCGGCTGGATGACCGCCGAATGCTTTTATGAGTACTTCACAAATGTGTTAGTACCATATTTGAAATCTATTAATACACAATTACCTATATATATGTTCATGGATGGACACCGCTCGCATCTGTCTAAAGAGCTCAGCATGTATTGCTCTTCGGAAAGAATTCATTTGATTTCGTTGTTTCCTAATGCTACACACATCTTACAACCATTAGATGTGTTAGTTTTCGgaccaatgaaaaaaaaatggcaGAACATTTGTCGGCAATTTAAATTGGATAACGACTTTAATgaaatttgcaaagaaaatGTACCAATGttgttgaataattttgttatggatccaagtatgaaaaaaaatattattaacggaTTTAGGTCGACAGGAATATTCCCATTTAATGCGAACAATGTTGATTATAAACAAGTAATTCAACGTGTTAAATTAAATTCCACAATTGATAATAATGAAACGAATCTTTTCATCGTGGGAAACTTATTTAAAGACAACGTTGCATCTGAAGTATTGCTACAGTTTGAAAAAACTGGAAATAAAGAATGGGGAGGTAAAACTGACTTCAgagaattatttaatttttggaaaaaactaaaatttaacgATAGGTCCAAACAAACCATAAATTTAATAGAAGCCAACAATAATGTATTGAAAAATGAAATCGATAAAGAATCGTATTTAGATATTAGCAGTACGCAAAATGAAATCGTATCTAGTAATGTTAGCGAATTTGGAAAAAGCGTAATAGTTGATGAACCCGGTGAAAGTAAATCAGCAGCAGAACCACCAgattcaaataaacaaataataaaagatataaaccCATTACACGACTTTCTTTTATGGTCAAAACAACCAATCACGAAAAAAAGGCTGAAACAAGTTGAACGATTACCGAGCGTTGTAACTTCAGCCAAATGGTTAGAGATTCAAATAACTAGAGAAAATGCAAAGGAAGAAgaagatatcaaaaaaattgaacgtaaaaataaagttgctgaaaaaaaagaattgaaagaaaaagaaaaacaagaaaaatctaaaagaaaacAAGCTGtgacaaaagaaaataaaaattaa